From Enterococcus wangshanyuanii, the proteins below share one genomic window:
- a CDS encoding DUF6096 family protein, whose product MKPMKVEFGSKTLDLVLDGSTIINIEKELRSSLLGIMVSGSGGMRMPRLGEILTILHEANTIHGIKKADMPGLYDEYIASGGTQTKLFEIIQNLMEAAGFFESEDESSEKQDGEKEESLV is encoded by the coding sequence ATGAAACCAATGAAAGTAGAATTTGGAAGCAAAACATTAGACTTGGTCTTGGATGGATCGACAATTATCAATATTGAGAAAGAATTACGATCATCTCTTTTGGGAATCATGGTTAGTGGTTCAGGCGGAATGAGAATGCCACGTTTAGGAGAAATTCTTACAATTTTGCATGAAGCAAATACGATTCACGGAATCAAGAAAGCAGATATGCCTGGTTTGTACGATGAATATATTGCAAGTGGTGGAACACAAACTAAACTATTTGAAATTATTCAAAATCTAATGGAAGCAGCTGGTTTTTTCGAGAGCGAGGACGAAAGCAGCGAGAAACAAGATGGGGAGAAAGAAGAGAGTCTGGTGTAG